aaaacatttgtttctgtttgcacAGTTTTGAGAATATATACAGCTCATCTTTTTCCTAATCTAGGTGCCCTGCTTTGCTGGTGGTTGGTGACACATCACCTGCTGTGGAGGCTGTGGTGAGTTGCACTCCATCGTCTCAGTAACCTAAGTGGGAAGCTTTGTAAACTGTTAACAGTTGAGCTCAGTATTAACCTCTCATTGATTTGTCAGGTGGAGTGCAATTCCAGGTTAAATCCAACCAAGACCACACTGCTAAAGGTGAAGCTTTCTGTGTTACGCTTGTTGAATGGataaataacatatttgatATCCATTATTTGACAATACAAATAATGCATTAATGAGATGGATAATTTTTTCCCAGATGGCTGATTGTGGAGGCTTGCCCCAAGTTGTACAGGTAGGTTTGTTAGTCATCTAACGATTTAATTTTCTTGTCTTAATTATCTTTTAACCTTCATCTTTTATCTGTCCACAGCCAGGGAAACTTGCTGAGGCCTTCAAGTACTTTGTTCAGGGAATGGGCTACAGTAAGTAAACATGTCTCGTGTCTTTTTGCTGCTTGTGGTTAGTGagtaaaaaaacatccaaaaataaacttaaactgGTTTAAACTAGCCGACTCTACACTGAATGTCCAAGAACTGTTTACTTTTTGGGCTGACGTGTTTGTGGTAAAAGGTTTCTGTGTTCTTCACTGAATTTCCTGTTGACgtgagtaaaatgaaaaaagtgacTTAAATAAGAATTGTTTTCACTGCAGTCTGCTATGAGCTTGTTGCTAAAACACCCCTGCTGATGGGGTTTGGACTGCGGCCAGCAGTGCATgaaaagacagttttttttgtcagcctGGTCACAGAGAGGCAGCTTGAGCGGCTCGGCGGACGCTAACAccatttcctctctgctctttgcAGTGTGTGGTTCCCACAACCCTCAGTAGGTGAGGTGTGAGTGCTTTTAGCATGACTGAAATGACAGTGGCACTCGAGATACGCTGAACAGCAATTCACTTCCTGTTCAGCACAGAGTGGGTGTGAAAAATACCCtctggtttttttttctttgttcttttacTGCCTggtgtgcttttcttttctatCCACAACTGTTTAATGATGCAGTCTCTTTCTAGAGACACTCAAAATGCATACTTAAACAGACCCTCAGGTTTTTACGGTCAttcatctgcaaaaaaaaaaacccaaaaaacaacaatagaccaTACTGACTTGCAGTACACCAACCAGACTCTGCTCCATGGATGGATGAAGTCATGAATGTAGGTTTGCTTGCTCTGGTCACAGATGACGCCCGTCTGCGTGTGTTTTTCTGTACTGCTAATTCTCTTTTGCCCTCACCTGTTCCCAAACCCTTCATCGTGGGAGGCACCCTCGGGTGTAGCTAGTGTGCCGGTGCCTCAGTGTTGCTCTAAAGGCCACCAAGTCCCCCTGTTGAGTAAATGCCACCGCAGTATTAGAACAGATTAAAAAGAATGTTTTCATGCAGAGAAAGTGTGGAAAATAAATCTCACCACCTCAGCGTGTTTCTGAAAGCTGCTTTTCCCTCATTAACACGTTGCCACAGTGTGAAATGCACATGAGAAAGCGCCAGAAAAGTACAGGAAATCAAGATTCTAACTTACAAACATGCTATGATTTCTTACCTGGTGATGATAGCAATCAGCTTCATGTCCTCCCCGACCACCAAGCAGAGACAGAGCTTCAGTTTGAATCAGAAAGGTGGGATGAAGCAACATGAGAGCTCCCTTTTcaacctctctccctctttgtttcCCCTCTTTGATCATTGCTTACAGTTCCCTACGTTCTTCTCAGTCACCTGAGCAACGAATCAGGTACCAGGTTCTCGAGCAGCTGCCAGACTTGAAGGCTTTGAACCCACTGGCCTCTTAACACTCCACAGTGGATAAATGTCAATGTATGCAGAAATTCTCCAGAGAGCTGTTTGATATTTAtattcagcagcagccagtacTAAAAACAGTGAGATCCTTCTGCATACCTTGACACACATTTATTCATCTCCCTGTTGGAGTTTGTCCTGTTAGCATGGATTCTTCCTCAGTGTCCTATTTTGTTGCATGACCTGCTGGTGTTGCTTCCTGTCAGTTCTGTTGGATTGCTGTATTCTGCTGTTGTATtgctttcatgttttattttcaacagtGGACACTCATGCAATAAGTTTCCGTTAcgcatttcttttatttgattagTCTCCATATTTATAGAACTGTTTGCATGGTAAGCACTTCTGTTGTGGTTGCATCTGGGTATCTGAATGTTCCCACAGTGCTCTGAGTCTGTGTGCAGCGTGAGTGGAATATTAATGCGTGTCTCTCTTTTTCAGTGCCGTCAGCAGGAATGACTCGTCTGGCTCGCTCGcgcaccacctcctcctccagcatcaCCTCCATGGACAGCAGTCGCAGCCGCAACAACCTCAACAGCCTGCTGGAGGGCAGCGCCACCGGGGCCCTGGACAACCAGGCCGGACCCCAGACCATGGAGGTCTCCTGCTGAACTCCACCCCAACCCTGACCCCTGCACACTCCCATAGTAACTTATgtgccccctccctccctctacctttctctctctctcttctctctttctcatcctGCTCCCTAAGCCCCTCCACGCCAGGAGGATCTGTAATGAACTATGTGATTAGAAGAAGATGatgtaataaatatattaaCAGATGCatattattaaatattgaatattgaataCACTGTCAAAGTCACATTCCTACCAGAAACCATAACTACATTCAGATGTGTTGTATATTCAGATGGTCAAACCATATCATTGACGCAACTGTCCcactttgtatttatttttttcacattgtctttgttttaaatgtcttcacacacactgtagaaattTTCCATGTCttcaaaacagctttttttttcattacacgGTACATCACTTTTACTGtttcagctcttcttcttcttgtgaaCTCTAAACTTGTGGGTTGCATTGATTGTGAGTCACcgtatctttgtgtttttaatctcaAACTCGCTGCAGTGTGACACTGAATTAGTCACAAAGCATACAGAGGGATCACTAAACCTACCGTAGCTGCAGAATTAAAGGTGAAGTGATAAACTGTAGCACACTATCAGTAAAACTAAATCAAAGCTGTAGAGAGAGCATTCAGTGTAAAGGAGAAGTCCTGTACCAGTGTGTCACCTCTGTCACTTCACATGCATTCGTTCATTTTGGATTCTTTTTGTAATTCaactcctttttctttctgccttgTGTTGATGTTTTCGTTCAGTTGAATAGATTCTCCAGTGATGTTTTAACAACCTGTAACAAGTGGGTTTCTGATGTGAAAAGTATTGAGTCCCTTCACTGAGGGGCCCAGTGGTGCTTCTCACTATCTGCTGATTCAACTCATTTATATTACTACTGAATAAAGCTACAACATGAGAACATGTCTGGTTGCTGTTTGAATTTATTAGCACATTGCCAAAAATTCTGCACATTCAAGGCAAGTGTAGTGAATGTGTTTGGATGAAAGAAAGGGAAAGTAAAGTAGTGAATGTCTCCGTGCAGGCCGTGCAGTACTTTTCCTCTTCTGTAAGTGGAAAAATGAGGTGACTGTGGTCAGTTAGTTTCCAACCACACTTGTTCTTATTTCCTCACAGAGTGACAACTTGATGACGCTATCTATATTCATCACACACAATGGTCTTGACAAAACAATGGTCTGCTCAGTTATagtagttttgtatttttcattatttcttgtTTGGTTATTAATTGTTGTTTTCGATTTGGTTTAGTCTCAGATAGTTTACAGAATGGCTTTTCATTTTACTTAACTATTGTATTGtctaaaaacatttcatttttgtttaatttttttaattgttagttttttatcttgtattatttaaaaatgtttagtttttaatgtgtaaaaatgttttctttagttttattACTTTAAGTATtagatttagtttttatttaattataataTGGGGATGGTTTTTGTCTCGGGCAAGATTTAAGAAGTTCAAAATAGGTATAACCATACAAGCAACACTTTAATAAACATATGCATTGCCACTAACCAGGGCGAACACCAGCTCAGTTGTCCTGGGCTCTGGGTCATGAGTGAACCTCAAGGAGCCCTCTAACCCTTGAGATAATATGCTGGGGGTTCTTTGGAGATTATTTTGTCCTGGGAACAGGCAAAACTATCGGCAGTGCTGAATTTATGCACCAATTCCACCTCATTCATGACATATTGACACGTTTGACCAAATTAACGAAGACTAAAGACAAAGTCTTAGTCTAATTTTGCAAGTACACAATATCATTTGagttagtttttattttgtcatctgTCTAGTTTCTATTTCTATTCCAGTTAACCAAAGTGTTTTAGCCCCCTATTTTTAGCGTTCAGTTTAGGTTCAGATAACTATGATTAGCTTGGGTCAGCTGCACTGCAAACACAGTAAAAGATAATGACCTCAAACTAAAATTATGTACAGGATGTTATGGTGATAAAGCTCTGAATGTTAATCTGATGTTCATATCACCCACTGAGGCTTCTCCTATCACATTGGTGTCTCCATTGTGCAACATGACAATTTTCCTCTCGTGGCAGCAAATTAACGAAGAACACACAGGGGTGGACACAATAATATCCGGACACTATATTTCATTAACGTGCAACAACCCTGTGTTGATTACTGACTGATAACTGCAGtaaattagttttttatttgtctaaCCCTTGTGCATTAAAAGATGACACTTCTGTATCTAATACAATTagaacaaaatcattttaaccataaaaaactaaatgttcaTTGAGATAACACATTAAAGGAACCAGTTCAGAACACCCTTTGAGAAAGATGTCATACTCTGGTATGGAGCTACTTGATTTTTGATAAGAAGTTCTTTCCATCGGTGCGAAACATTCAGTTCTCTGTGATGATGACAGACACAAATTCTCTTCTGGTACAGAGTCTTTTATTGTTTCCATCCACAGTAGAGCTGCTCTTCTGCCTCCAGATAAGTATATCTGATTAAAGACTGGAACAAGGAGTGATCTAACATCTTTTGCGGCCTCTGTGAGCATGAACTTGTCTCTCAGCAGCGACTGAAACCAGCACATCATTTCTGCCATCTCTGATGTGCATAAATGAATATGTATAGTTCAGGGCTGCACATTTCTCATTGAGTGAAGGATAcattgtttgtttcatgtgacctTTTCACACACGAACAATTTACTGGTACAAAATGCCCTTACTGACAGTCATATTGCTCCATGACTGCTATGTTTCATTGACTCTGCGGTGTCAGTATGATGGATGAACTTGTGACTGTTGATAAATCAAGGGAGAAGTAGGCTGGCAGGGGAACCTTCATCATGTTTCTGCAGAGGTTTGACTCGTATCTGACAGTAACATCGATAGCATCATTTTAAACTGAGTGATAGTAAATGCATGTAATCAGAGCGCTGACTTGACTTACAGGGAAAATGTACACAAGCTTTTCCATTAATCAGACATAACAGATCAATTGTTGTTTAACCCTAATCAACAGAAACTGTTTGTGTGAAATGATATCACTTCTTCAGCCCACCACAGTGCGCCACAAGCTGTATGTACATGCAAATGCTGCTTACGTAGACATACAGTTCATTCCATAAACAAGTGATGCACTATTAGCTCCACTTGAAAACACTCAGAGAGATCAACACAAGCTTTTTTTCTGAGTCAGGATGTCAAGGTCTCGAGCGTCACAGGAAACTGCAGCAGGGTGACATACATGCAGGAAGCCTCGTCTCCTCGGTCAGCCCCCCTCTATAAACAGCTGCGAAAACACAGCAGTCTTCATgggaacagagcagaggagggacCAGAGTCATTCTGATTGATCAGCAGGCCTGAGTGGGAACCTGAGCTCAGACATTTACATACAACAGGCATCcatttgaatgtgtgtgagcaTTTTTCATCAGGAAGATTTGGAGTTTACCAGTCGATCAGAGACGGGTCTGGCTCACTACCAGTGCAGGATATAATTTCTGTGCGACGTATCTAATAGAGAAATTAAAGGAGGTGAGTATGATACTTGCGTCAAGAAAgtattatttctcttttttccttttcttttttccaatgACTTGAATTGTACCTCTAGAATATTAACAGCTTAATGCCTGATCACTTGTTTCATataaattattcatatttttttttactctaagTGAATCAGTTGCTGGTTAAACAGTGTTTTTTGAATTAGTTTGATTAACATTAAGCTATTTTATCAACCTGCTTCTGCTGCTATAAAAGAGCGATAACACTAATTATACACTAATGCAATGATTTTCAACCGGTGCATTTCTCATGATAATTTAATGCAGGATGTATAATGAATTCCTGTTGCTCACATGAACATGTTACTATTACTGTATGTGAACGGAATTTTAATTCACAGATTCTTCACACATTAATCAATGTGCATCAAGTCAGATGGATTTCATAAAAgtgtatttattcatgtttttatatttaaatttttgcattttggtcattttactggtgataaaatgtttgcattttatgATCAGTTTGATATGAAGTAAAGgaaattatttcatatttctatGTGGACAGGGACTAGGTTCTGCTTTCAGGGAGACTGAACAACATGGGTGTGAAATAAAGTTGTATTTAACTCAAATCCAGCTCATTTGGTTGCATTCATGCATGAAGTAGCCCAGAGTTAACATTCCTTAACTGATCATCTATTTAAGTGTGAACTAATCACATAAAGTAGAGATTTGACAATTTGTTAATGATAAGCAACAGGAATTCATGACACATCCTGCATTAAAgcgtcatgaatcacacattaattaatcattatcTACGTTATGATGCATATAGTCATATGTATCATAACCATAAAATGTCATCCTTTCATTATTTGAGTCTATCGCTTTCATGTCAAGTCGACTTTATTCCTCGCAAACATGCTGAATGGAAATTTAACACAGGATATCAATGCCTCTTGTTGCGGTTTGGCGCCTTCCTGTATCATCTAGCTTTTGTCGCCAGGTTACGAAATAAAGTACCTGCGGGCTGTTTCTCTGATGGCAGTCATAATGTGATAACTAGTGGGATAACTGAATTATGAATGTGAAGGTTATTGAGGCACACAGCCTTCTGATGATGCACCCCCATCTCaccctttctctgtctgtgcctCTCTTTTTCAGCCACAAGAGTCATTTCACATCAGCAACAAGCCAAAGAACATGGGGACCTGCCCCATCAGATGTCAATCCAACCGTGCAATCCTAGAGAATTCAGCTGAACCTGTAACATCAGGTAGATTATGTCCCCAAATCCtcaacacacaaaataaaaataagaaaaatacaacttggTTTATTATATTcgtctccttctttctctctgcagccaaCGAGGACAGCATTATAATATCCCTCTGTGACTACCCGTCCTTTGGGCGCACAGAACTGACCATGTGCATTGGAGAACAACTCACCGTCCTCTCAGAGTGCGTGACATGGCTCCTAATGTTTCACCTTTACCCTTGTTCTCACCTAGACGGATACAATTAGTCATTGCTTGTTTTCTCCAACAGTGATGGTGATTTTATGATCGTGAGATCCACAACTACAGACCTAGAGAGCTACGTACCCACAAACTACACCGCCAAGGTGACACACAGGTAAGACCCTGTCTGTCACATGAAACGTCTGTCTCATCACTGCGTGTGTcagagagaaagcagaggagTTGTACAGAGATGTCATGAAAGGCGGGGAGTTCCCTGTGAGGTAGGAGGAGTCTCTGTGTAGGTGACCTTTAcctcagtggagacagaggccTGGAACAAGACTTCAGTTCTCTCCAGTGAGAAGACGTCAGCCTCTGCCTAATGTACTTTCAGTACTCCTCCAGTGGGGAATGAGCTTTGATATTGTTCATCTGAATTTTCCAAACttgaaaacaacagcaacacacacacacacacacacatgttttttttgtctgaatggCAACACTGTCTTATTGTCCCCatgtgtcctctctctctgtgttcagGTGGCTGTTCACAGGCGTCAGCAGGTACAAAGCAACAGAGCTGCTCATGCAGACTACAAACCCGAATGGAGCCTTCTTGATCCGAGagtcagagacaaacagaggtTAGAGGGTTGTTTCCTGCTTGTTTAAAACTGAAGTGCATTATAAACAAATTCAATCCAGCTGTAGCTTCAGTGTGTAAAATGAGCTAAAATATTATgtcattatgtcatttttattgtttctgatGCAGTTTCCACTATTTTTAAACAGTAGATTCTAATGAGTCAGATCAAGAGAATGGCTTGATTTGTATTAGAAACAACTGGAACTATGGTTTAGGAAGGATAGGGAACATTAATTAACTCTGGCACAAATGAAAAATCAAGAGCTGTGTAGTTTATTTAACTGTGTGGTTTTCTGATGTTCAGATTGTTACTCGCTGTCTGTCCTGAGAAGGACCAACTCTTCATACCAGGACTGTGTAAAGCACTACCGCATCTCTCACCTCCAAAATAGCTGGGTCTACATATCTCCAGGACTCACCTTCCCCTCCTTGCATCACCTGGTGGAACACTACTCAGGTTTGTACTGAGGATGTAATGCTGATATTCTGGACTGAACCTACCAGAGacaaaatctaaatattaaaatgtcacCTCCTTTCTCAGAGTCTGCAGATGGATTGTGCAGTCGGCTGACCAGGCCTTGCTTCATCCAGGGTTTCGACAATGCTCAAGATGCCAGGCCTATACCCACAACAGTCAGGAGGCCGACTATCAACTGGAAGGACATCAGCAGGTGTGGCAGCCTCTACTAATGACCACCACAAGATGTCACTCTGTTACTTGTTGTAAAGTACAGCATGAGCCTCTAGTGGCGTCCTTTTGTTTGTGCGGCtcatcattttcagtttttgttgattttgtgtcAGAAATATGTTGAGTCAACTCTACTATAACTTGTGATTCATTGCTGAGTAAACTCAGTGTGAGGTATGCATACAATACCAACAGATAAGACTGTGGTTGTATTGGGCATCTGCCAGGTTTGATTTTGTAGCCTACAGGGCAACTTCTGTTCATGTTTATACACCAGTTAAAAATAGTCCTAGTCACCAAATCCATGTTTGGGAA
This Pagrus major chromosome 6, Pma_NU_1.0 DNA region includes the following protein-coding sequences:
- the sla2a gene encoding src-like-adapter 2 isoform X2, with the translated sequence MGTCPIRCQSNRAILENSAEPVTSANEDSIIISLCDYPSFGRTELTMCIGEQLTVLSDDGDFMIVRSTTTDLESYVPTNYTAKVTHRWLFTGVSRYKATELLMQTTNPNGAFLIRESETNRDCYSLSVLRRTNSSYQDCVKHYRISHLQNSWVYISPGLTFPSLHHLVEHYSESADGLCSRLTRPCFIQGFDNAQDARPIPTTVRRPTINWKDISSDLQEEEDRVR
- the sla2a gene encoding src-like-adapter 2 isoform X1; its protein translation is MGTCPIRCQSNRAILENSAEPVTSANEDSIIISLCDYPSFGRTELTMCIGEQLTVLSDDGDFMIVRSTTTDLESYVPTNYTAKVTHRWLFTGVSRYKATELLMQTTNPNGAFLIRESETNRDCYSLSVLRRTNSSYQDCVKHYRISHLQNSWVYISPGLTFPSLHHLVEHYSESADGLCSRLTRPCFIQGFDNAQDARPIPTTVRRPTINWKDISRSVIFKRKRTESGNSLVSEGLREAITSYLQMTEGHDHSWDT